GGCCTCCATGGATCATGACTAACTTGGAATATagttaaaaacagtttcagtCATTGCAATCTGGAGTGAATGTTTATCCACTTAGCAAAAACTCCTACCTGGTTTGCTATAGCTGTCTCCTCTCAGAAGACTGGAATATCGGGGGGCTGTAGATTTGGAGAGAGAGGCATTGGCAGATGAGGATGGGGAATGCTTGTATGTTGCCTGCATGAACTGTGCCTGGCTCCAGCCGTTAATTACCCTGAATCTTATAAATGATAGACACTCATTCAAGATTCCCAGAAATGTTTATAAACATGCCAGAGGCTCCAGAAAACACAATCCAGTGCATGCCAAGAGTGCCAAGATAGTGCAGTTGGAGTCTTTTGGGAGGAAGGGGTAAAAACAGATGCCTCATTTATACTCTTCTGTGGCTCTTATGGAGCTCATGTTTCAACTCAATGAATGCTGTCTTTTCCAGTGTCTTATGAGGAGAATGATTCACATTCTGCTAACTCCTGTAGCTGAGCTTCCCTCTGAGCACCCCTTTGTCCTGACCACCTTCTAAGACTTGAACCCTCAATTTATGGTGATCAAAGGGAAGGGCAATGCAGGAGCCTGGTTCTAGCCTTGCAGTTATCTTTTGCTCAGAGGTACCTTGAGTTTGGAGCTCTCCATAGCTCGTGTTGCTGCCATCCAAGCTACCTTAAATAGGTTCCCCAATGAGCTGTAAAGTCTTATCAGTCCAGCTATCCTGAGTGACTGTACAAGTGCATCCACCTCATCTATCAAATAGTTTACTTCTCTGTTTCAGATAAGTGATCATAATCGCTCTTTATAAGAGTAAAGGTGGGGGTCCTGTGGGTCCTGTGTGATACTTACACCCCACTTTCTTACATTTAGTTGTAGAAGCTATTTTACACATACGCACGCATGCATGTATGCATGCCCATATTAAAAATGTGTTGTGTAGTTGGTGAAGAACAGCTGTTGTGTCCCACTCCAAAGATGGCTGCTTTTCTATGGTAAAGGAGTATAGCCTATGTACATGGTCTCTAAAGCCCTTTGGGATCTTTTAGGATGAAAGATGCTACCTAAACCTATTGCTTAGAAGGTTTTGTCTTCTCATTTTAACCAGAGCATTCTTAGAAATCTCAGCATCTGCAAGAAAGGTTATACCCTTGCCCTCTGTAAGAAACATTGCAGTAAGGGACTCGATCACATGTATAATAAGTACTGATTGTTTAACTATTAAATAGCATTTTCTTCCTATCTGGAGCAGGGAATGTAACAAAATCATCTTGTAAACTTTTCCCATCCATGTTCTGTGCTCATACAGGGTCTTATGTAATTATGGTCAGAAAAATGACTAAAAATGTCACCTTATTACTGCACTTCTCAGTCTCTGTGTATTTTCCTGGTGATCTGTTTAGTTCATTGCCGTACATTAGCTTGTACTGTTGTCAGCACAGCCAGTGCACCTGGGGGAAAGCACAACTATTATATTCTCTTCTGCCTTACCCATGCTCGACAAAGCTGCCAGCTAAATTAGGACAGGAGCAGTATCTGTGTTACCACTGATGGCGTAAGAGGCAGGAAGAGCCCAGCTGGATTGCCAAGTCCCGGAGGAGTTGATAGTGCTGGCTGTTGGGGGAAATTGCCTCTTAGGAAAATCAGCTGAAAGGAAATCCCCTTGTGTGAACTGGGCACATTAGAGCTggacatggggaggggaggacaacTGAGCCCTCCCACAGTGACTTTTCTCATTAGTGCCGCCTCATGCAGACAGATCCCAAACACTTTATAAAGTAAATATGTGCTTCCCAAAAGGGGAATGCTTCCCCACTGCTGAGACGTATCATCCCCTAATACCCTTTGCACCTGTTGGAATCTACTCCCAGAGCCTTCCAAATACCTTCTACTGAGGATCAGCTGCAGATTATCTCCCATGCACCGTGATGGGACAGCAGGGTGAAATAAATATGAATTCCTTTCTTTGCTCTGAGCACCCAGTTCTGTAAACACGAATAACATTATTCCCATGAGTGGTCCCACTGCCTTAAGGAGGACTACACACAAGTAATATCACTCACGTTACCTATATGTTTGTGGGTTCTGGTTTTGGGGTGGATTTGTGACTTTGTTGCTGGATTTCAAAAGGACCCTCCAATACATGGAATGGTACTTTGCTAGTTAGGAGCCTAATGTACTAAATAAATCCCCATACCTGGTAAACATTTGCTACCCCGGGCATAGAATGTGCAACAAAGTATCTGACCGAGAGCGTAAGGTATGAGATGGCTCGTGAGATAGAATCAATGTACATGGGTGTTGAGGAAGCCAAATCACTTTAAACACAATTGATAAGGTTTTGACATTATCCTTTAGTTAATGTGTGGCTGGTGTAATCTTCTAAACAAAGGCAGAACAGTGGGCGCTGTATACCAGACAGATGGAACGTGGGAGAAGGATGGTCTCATGCTTGGCGATAGACCATGTGTCAACTTTCACCCTATTTAATGACAGCAGGGCTCACATGTTACTGTTTTCACTGGCTGAAACACATTCCTGTGAATTCTACTCTTGGGGTTTCTTATGCCTttcctgaagcatctggtgctggtcacTGTGAGGGGCAAGATGCTGGACTGCTTGACTCTCAGGTCTAATCCATTAAGGCAATTCCTATGTACCTATGTCCTCTCCTTGGAGAGAGACTGCAATGACCCAGTAAGTTCCATTCAGTACACTTTAGACCTATATTGTTGTATCTCTCTCTTAGACTCATTCATGGTATTGGCAAGCCGGATGAGGTACTGGAGTGCATCGAAAGAGGAGTGGACATGTTTGAGAGCTCTTTTCCCTACCAGGTGACAGAGCGGGGCTGTGCCCTATCCTTCAGCTACGATTACAATCCTGACCCTGAAGCTGCAGGTAGATTTTCATGATAACCTTGCCATTGTGGTTGTAAGCTGATGTAACAGTGGTGGTATGCCCAATATAGTTCATGCTCCGCAGTCATCTTCCATGTGCCTCATTTGTCACAGGAAAAAGTATCGTAACCACTGGAGTCAGAGAAGAACAGCTGAGTCCTGCTCGTTCCAGGGGAGAAGTTGCTTTGGGTAGTACTTGGGATGAAGTTAAGCAAAGAGAACTTGAGACCTTAATTTAGGACCTGGGTTATCCAAATCCAGTTAACCAAAACATAGTTATACATCCTCTGAGGTTCATTGAACAGAAGCCTTTGTATACCTGATCCTGTCATGTGTTGAGTCCCCTCATCTCCCTTTGGGCCTGCGCCCATTGGAGTCTATGGCAGAATTGTCCTTCCCTTCAGCAGGACAGGATTGGGCCTAtacatttcaatgggatttgaaggCACCTGGCAGTGTCAAATTCAGTGTGTAATGtagctcctctctccctctccagctggggagtgtTGGGGATGCCAGTCTTCTTGGGCAGTTTTTTTTCCCTGCCTTCACCCAGTTTGCTCCCTTGATTAATATAAATGCTTCCAAAATAATGCAGGTTAGTCAAATCCCTGTGACCGAAGGTATCTGCTTAAATGAATAAGTAAAGGCTTGGTATTACACATGGTCCCACCAAATGTCTGAGCAGTGCAGAGAGACTGTCATCCTTCCTATACATAAGTGTTTTAATACAAAAAGGTATCTAACAGTTCTCTTAATGGCTGGAATCTAGTTTTGTTTTTCATGCCTGGGTAATTCAAACCAGCTGAATAGACTTGCAGCACATttgttgtctcattgtttccttgtgctccctccTCCATCCATCTGCATCCTTGTGTCTCATGTTTTATACTTCggttgtaagttctttgggcGCAGGGaccacctttttctttctgtgtttgttcagtgcctagcacaatgcggtcctggtccgtgactgggcCTTGTTggcactatcacaatacaaataatacatcaTAGTAATAATTTCCCAGAAACATCCCCTTTGACTTGAGAGCAAGCCAGAGAAATTTCAGATGCCAAGGTAATGATTTGTGAAAGATATGTGCTGCTGAAAATTCCGGTCTGGAATCTTCACCCATAACTGCATTATCACTGCCACCACAGTCCAGACTTTCTGACTTAAATTGTTCGCCCTCACCCCGAAAAAATAATCAAACTCAGCAACTTCAAATAAAGTAGATTGGATGCACATGAATCCCTTGTCAACTCCAGCAGAATCTAAATCTAAACTGTGGTATGTAAGctgtttaaatcagcctctgtatcagaagattggtggatagctaatgtaatgctgatttttaaaaaaggctccagaggcgatcttGGCAattaagcctaacttcagttccaggcaaattgattgaaactatagtagatTATGGTAAAGAACAGagttatcagacacacagatgagcacgatatgttggggaagaatcaataACTatgtttgtaaagggaaatcatgcctcaccaatctattagaattctttgaggggatcaacacacgtggacaaaggtgatctaataatatagtatacttggacattctgaaagcctttcacaaggttcCTCCCCAAAATTTACTAAGCAAAGTAAgaggtcatgggataagaaggaaggtgtctcgtggatcagtaattggttaaaaaacaggaaacaaaggataggaataaatgggcaactttcacaatggagagagataaatagcagggtcccccaagaatCAGTAttaggaccagtgctgttcaagaTATTAATGAATtttctgggaaagggggggaattTTGCAGActgtacaaaattactcaagataggtaagtcaaaagtgaactgcaaagagttacaaagtgatctcgcaaaactgggtgactgggcagcaaaatagcaggtgaaattcattgttgataagtgcaaagtaatgtgtgttggaaaacatagtcccaactatacaaacaaaattatggggtgtaaattagctgtttctattcaagaaagagatcttggagtcattgtggatacttttctgaaaatatctattcagtgtgcagcggcagtccaaaaagctaaccaaattttaggaaccattaggaaagggacagatgataagacagaaaagatcataatgctgctaaataaatccatggtacgcccacaccttgaatactgtgttgaGTTCTGGTcattccatctcaaaaaagatatattagaattgtagaaatcacagaaaagggcaacaaaattgatgaggggtatggaacagcttccatatgaggagaagtTAAAAAGCCTGGTactgttcagcttagaagagagacaactgagggggatatgatagaggtctataaagtcataaatggtgtggagaaagtgaatcgggaagtgttatttaccacttcacataacacaataaccaagggtcacccaatgaaattaataggcatagggtttaaaacaagaaaaaggaagtacttcttgatactacacacagtcaacctgtggaactcatcgccatgggatgttgtgaaggccgaaagtataactggattcaaaaaataattagataattaCCTGgcggatgggtccatcaatgactattagccaagatggtcgaGGACACAACCTCATgttctctaaacctctgactgccaaaagcagGGATTGAAcaacaggggagggatcactcaataaattgccctgttctgttcgttcccgcTGAAgcatggcactggccactgtcggaagacaggatactgggctagatgggccattggtctgatccagtatggccgttcttatgttatgtaaaATAGATCAATAATCCAGGTGATCAAACACTGTACAAAATGGAATTTAGActacaagaatttttaatgacttTAATAAAAGGAATTAAACTCAGATCAGCAAAAAACTATGCAGCTATTTCAGTTCTGAATTTTTATCAGATTAGCTGAGTCCCTCCCATCTCACTCTTCTAGTCTGAGTTTgatcacttaaaatttatttgGCTTGACTGTTGTATGATTATTAAAGGGGGACAATGGAGATGGAAGTTCAGTCTATGACAAGGGGCAGCTGAGATGCCTCTTGTCAGAATATTTTTCACCTTTACTTGTCCGCTTCTGCCTGTTGATGAAATGATATTGTTTTGTTACAGTCATTAAGCAAAATGGGATCCAGGATGCAGGAAAAAATGGCACTGAAAAAGGCATAAATGAAACCTCAAAAGCTGACCCAGAAATAACTTCATTCGAGatatttttgaaggagaaaaggtAAATGGGTTTGTGCGTGGTGGCTTTTAAATAGTGTCTGTAGCCTTCCCACTTTGAGCTGTGATTTCATCCTCCATGCAGGGTCATACCTGGACAGTCATTGGATGGGGAATATCCATTGAACGGTTAGGGTGCTGCAGGAAATGTTGATCACTGAATGGGTGGCCCTCTTCCCTCTGAGTTCGTATTGGACAAATGGCCCGGATTGATATTGGGGGGAAATGCACTGCTGAATGTGTCATCTTTTAAATGACTTAAAACCAAGTTTCTGGCCATTTAGTTACTAAAAATCCTATGGCAATATTCACAGTATGTTGTGGCCAACTTGAGATTCATTGGGgggtgctgagcccccacccatTGAAAACCAGGACCTTTTAATGTGTCTCAGGTTGGCACCAAAAATGGAGACACCCAcacttctgaacattttggcctatattccttctctccctccctacaTCCGCCATAATTTCAGTTCTGTTACCACTACACAAATGGTGAACGTAGCGATGATCTAATCTACCATCACAGAGAATCCTGCGTTTCAGAGGTGGATGAAAAGATCCCCCATGCGGAAAATGATTAAAATATCACCGGTGTGGCACCCTCAGAAGACCCTCAGTTGCAACCATTATTCTGTTCAGCTAAGTCCTGAATCAAAAATCCTGAAGgacttccattgatgtcagtgggctttgggtcaggcccttaatGTTTGCTCTCACATTATATCCGTGAATGAAACTGTCTGTTTCCCCTGTTCCCTATCAGTTCATTTTAGTGTGTTGTGATGCAGCAGGGGTGTGACTTTAAAAGCAGTAATTTGTTGATTTGATAATCTAGTACAGTAATGCAAGCAAAGCTGTTATGACTTATTTCATGTGTGGATGTAATATCACCGCTCACATAGCCTGTCGACTGGCATTAAAACAATCCTTTACTGCACTCAGTTCATGAGCCTGTATGTAGTGCTCTTTGCAATGCAGTTAGTGTCAGTCAGGGGTGGAGTCTGATGTGGTCTCCTAAGAGCTGGACTGAAACCCACAAACCTTTTGACgcaagccaccaaacagctgctATGTGGTAACTATGGGTGCTCCCTACTACTTGGAATTACATTTTTTTCCCATTGCCCTTTTACCCTCTCTACCTTCTTAGGTACCGGGATGATTTTGGTCCCTTGGTGCACGGATGCACCTGTTACTGCTGTCAGAACCATAGTCGAGCCTACGTCCATCACCTCCTCGTGACCAATGAGCTGTTGGCTGGCGTCCTGCTCATGATGCATAACTTTCAGCACTACTTCAGCTTCTTCCACTCCATCCGAGATGCACTGAGAGATGACAGGCTGGATCAGCTGAAGAAGCTCATCTTCAGGCAGGCACTCTGAGACCCAGGAAATGCATAGCCAGGCCAGTGAGTGTAGGGGAGAAGGGGTGAGAGAGAAGTGGGGAAGGCTCCAGGTTGTGTCACTTCCCACTGGGATCAGGCTGGAGTGCCTGCAGTGCATTCCGGATTTGTGAGGCTAGATGACAGGAAAGGAGGATTTTCCCCCCTCACACCAGTAAAGTGGAAGAATTGAGAGGGAGACTAGCTGGAAAAGACTCTCTAGAGTCTTGCAGGACCAGTGCGACTACTTTTGTATTCAGTGATCAAAAAGCATTTCTGGAGGCAACAGAACTCTCAggcttggggtggggagaaaaagaGACAGATGCATGATGGGAGACTCCCAGCTGCCATTTTGGGCTGTTGTTTCAACCTCAGTGAATGTAACAGATGAATGTCAGTCTAGTTAGGATTTGTATCTCTTTAAAGAAATCCTTGTGGGGGACAAGGGAAGGGAGAGTCTTCACGTATTTGCTTGGAGTGAGGTTCGGCCTCATCTTAACGCCTCTCTTAAGGCCACAGCCAACATTCCTCCTACTGATGTTGACTGCATGGGAGGCTTTCAAAGGTGTTCAATGCCAACCCCTCTTCGTCCTCTCCTCCGTGCTGCCTCACAGTTCCAGTCCAGGGAGAGAGGGATAGCATATAGTTATCTCCCATGTCGCAATTCAGAGCACTTGCCACTAAGCCAGCTCACCAATCCCCCTTGGTAGCCTGGGACCCTCTAACCGAGGTCTGGCCTTGCACAGTACTGCAGAGCGTCAGCCACAGGGCTGGTTCCCATCCATGGCTCTTTGGGCATTTGATCTATAGTCTTTCTGGCTATATACTCTGCTACAGGGTTTTTTGACTCTGCCATTCTGCCTTTATGAGCTAGAATCTCACTCCCATTCTGGCACGTGGGTGGCACTGAACATACCACAGTCATGTCGGCTATATTTAGCTGCTGAGATCCTAGTGGATTACACAAACGCTGATGTGAGATGAAGCCACATAAATGATTGAGACCCCTCCAGGACAAGGCATTGTTTTAAAACCATATGACtccttttttaatattaatttgctCTGTTATATTCCTCTTACTAGGTTCTTTATGTCCCTTATACTGGAATCATTGATGTATTTATCTCATTTTATGAAAACATCAATAAAACTATTTTTTACACTCTGAATTGCTTCCTAGTCTGACCAACCAAACACAGGCGAAACGGTTTCCCTGTATTAATTACCGCTTCATTCTTACAGCCTTAAAACCTACATGGAAGCTGCAGCTACACCTGTTTCTCTTTAAGAAAAGCTGCTCAGTATCACAAGGAAATTTTCAATTCTGTCTTCTGTCAACCCCACAAATACTACTACCTTCCCATGGCCTGATTTTATTAGGGCATTATGGATTTACATTCTTTTTTACACCATGTTATGTGCCAGCCTTTAACTTCCTTTCCTGACTCTCTTGAGCTGTTGGCACATGCCATCATAGTGACAGGTTGTTTAGTTGCGGTTTTTTGATTTGGCAGTAGAGATGGATTcattgattatttttctttttcaccaATTGGGAACTAGGATCAAAACCAAAGCTAACATGAATGTTTACATACGCCagtttagggctagattctgaatGCCCCTGTATGGATATGCAAAGTGGAAGAGAGATCGCATGCTCCACACATTGTGAACCCAGAATTCCTGTGGTTGTGCTCCCTGAATGCAATGTGCAGGtcaaaacaaaccccaaagggGGTTGTGTGGGGTAGGGGCTACAGCACTGACTCTTCATACCACCTGGTGCTCCCAGAAAAGGGGTGTGCGTGCATCATCTCAAAAACGTGTGAGAATTGCACCATCCACACCTATCAAAGGCATTCTGCCTGAAAATTCCCTAAGCAGAATGCCTGTGGGAACTGCTTCTGCTGTGGAACACCTCCACACCCATCCCCAATACCTGGCCTTAGATTCTTAATTTGGTATGAATTATCATACTGGAACAGAGGAGTGGTCTCGATTGCATCCTGTAACAATGGCCAATCTCAAATGCCACTGAGAAAACCCAGACCATAGACCAGGTTTGCTATACATGGGGTTAGTTGAGAGAgttcagtgactctgaaaagagtAAGCAGCTCTTTTCTTAATAACCTACCAACTTCTCAGATCTGCTTCCAACCAGATACCTAGTTTCATTTGGAGCCTATAATACCCTTCTCACTATAAGGCAATTTCCCCTCCCTATCTGTTTAGTTACTGAGAAGCAAAAACTAAAAGGGATGGGAGTGGAGTGCTACCCTAGTACAGAACGCAATCTCTGGAAGCTTTCTTGGGTGGCTTGCTCCCCAAAACTACTGGAGGCAAGGGGtggaagtgagtgggtgaggcACAGAAGTGTAATGTTCTGCAATATCATCATCTCAGCTGCCCTGTTTAGCTCTGAGCAGCAGCTGTAGAATGTTGTTCTATGTACCATATGTGGTGGGGATAGTTCACAGGGCCATGTGATAAATTATATTTACCACGCTTCTCTGACCACTCTGCCTGCACTCTGCTCACTATTTCATTGCTGCCAGGGCTGGTTTAGCATTCCATCCTCTCAGCAGTTTCAAAGATCTGCTTGTTTTATAAATTCAGATCAGTCTgccaaaaaaatatttcctcctttcccccagatgtttgatttctctctcccctcccataaATTATCCAGTCCTAATACCCATTACAGGCCATGTTCATTCCTGCATCAATGGCAGGTTTAAGGGCAGATATCTTGTGACCCTGCAGGATTACAAAAGTTGTACCCCACTAGAAATGGGGGGTTCCCAGCTTTCCAACTGAATGGACAATTTCCTTCTAAATCTGGCTGGTCCAGAGAGCTTTAAAATCATGACACTCTTACGGATAGAAAATCAATGTTTTGTAAATTCTAGAGGTGCTTTAAATAGTagctattttcttcttttttttaactgagcCCTGCGCATTTTCAATCATGACCTGGCCTTGCAGGCAGAGGGCTATAAAAACCAGCTCCAATAAAAAATTTAACCCCCCTCTAAGTTGTGTCTGAAATAGTTTTTCTATGGCTGTGTCTACGCTACccagcttttagcgacatggctgtgttgccacagctgtgccgctaaaagtcgcacagtgtagccgctgtttgtcggctctcctgtcaataaaaaacttccacccccaacgagtggCGTTtgcgttgtcggcaggagagcgctcctgccggcAACAccctgttcacactggcacttgtcgcggcaaaacttttgtcttttggggggtggggttaacacctctgaaagacaaaagttttgttgttcaatTGCCAGCGTAGACAGCCTAAGACATGGACAGGCTGCATAGAATTGATGCTGCAGAGCAGTCCAAAGGATTAATCGGTGCTGCTTTGAGGTGACCAGCATAGTTCACTAGTAGCTTCATCTCTCCTCAGTAACGCAGCTAGCCTATGCACAGCGCACGCTGTCGTAGGCATGGTAACAGCAATCAGACAAAGGGAGTGGAGTTAAAACCCTCTGATAACTTGGTTATAGACAGACCTGGCTCTGGCATGAAAGGGGATAAAGAAGAGTTAACATCCTACAGTTTCTGCTTTGAAGCTGCCACTGTACGAAGGGTGGAGGGTACAAGATCATCTACCTCCATCTTCCCATTAGGGCATATCAGATGGGAGATGCAGTGGCTTCTGTGCTGTGAGGTGAGAGATGAAAGCTGGCTGCTCTGTTATTTCTACATCCATTCAGTCTAATTAAACAGATAAGGAATGAGATCTGTGAAGGCAAGAGAAAGACTGACACTATCTAAGGTTTCTGACAATTTCTATAGGTCTCTATCTCACTACCTCTATCTCATTAAAAGTGCAGCAgaaaaccccctcccctctcccttgcttatgccccccccccccgcagtttTTTTTATGCCTGTATGCGTATGAATACTCCACAGAGCACTTTGTGATGGTAGTTTCGATGGAGGGGGCTCGCTGTGTTGTTGACCTGGCTTATTTAAACTTCaaggctgagatttccaaagctgTTTCTAAGTGACTTGGATGCTCAAGTCAGTtcacattgaaattaatgggaattgagCATCTAGATCCATTAGACAGCTTTGAACATCTCAGCCTTAATATTTTCCACCATATATACCACATTCTAGCCAAAGGGATGGCATAGGGGCCTAGGTATCAAGTTTGAAGCACCCAAATGCTCTAATAGAACCTCAGGTGTGAAGGTCATCCGTTTTATCTTAGCCCTTCATCCTTCCAAGGTAGATTCACAGCAGTTTTCAGCACGTGGGTCCTTTAGAAAAAAACTTAAATACCAAGGTCCTATCTGCTGTGCTTAGACATTAGATCCCACAGATGTTTCACGTGGGAGGGGTTTGTTCCTAGATCCTTGGCCAGACTTTTTCCTGCTCCCTCTATTCTGCTGTGCACCCCCTGACTGCTACCTTCCAACTCAgtgatggctgcatttcactggagCTGTGTGTTGTGATGCTCTCCCTTGGGCTGAAGGATGCTGTGTAATAATGCTTTGTATTTATGTGGACTTGAAATGCCCTCATGGGATATAGCTCAGAATTATCTGtattttacaaacagggaaacCAAGGCAAGGAGAAGTGAAGCGACTTCCCCAAGGtctcacagcaagtcagtggcagagctgggtatAGGAATCCTTGATTCCTAACCATGTGCCTTAATATTACCCTTTCTAGTTGTATTGCACTCTGCTGCACAGAGCTGTACTTGATATTTTGCAATGTGTAAGAACACTTCTGTGTGCTGTATGTAAAAGGGGTGTCTTTCTTATTTCTTAGGAAAGTTAGATGCTAAAATAGAGGAGGAGCAGGTGGTTTGGAACAGAACAGGGATTGGGATGGAGTACGTGTCATGGCTTTCACAGAGTGGATGAGGGAATGGAGATAAGGTATCTGGGGGATGGAGCAAAGATTGAGATGATTTGGACTTGGCAAGGCCTGCACAGAATGGAGTGGGAGCTGTTCAGAGTGCCCACAACAGGTGTTGCCAAGACTGGGGTAAAAGTGTTACTGGGAAATAGGTTTCTAATTTCTTTTGTcagtttctctcctttttttttttttttttaaatagtggggAGGATCTCTTTTGGTGCTGAGAAAgttttaaactagggctgtcacgcgattaaaaaaattgatcacGATTAATCGCTCTGTTCAACAAAAATAgaatcccatttatttaaataattttggatgttttctacatttttaaatatattgatttcaattacaacacagaatacaaagactacagtgctcactttatatttattttttattacaaatatttgcagtgtaaaaaacgagagagtatttttcaattcacctaatacaagtactgtagtgcaatctctttatgatgaaagttgaacttacaaatgtagaattatgtacaaaaaaagtaaaacattcaaaagtaaaacaatgtaaaactttagagccttcaagtccactcagtcctacttcttgttcagccagttgctcagacaaacaagtttgtttacatttgcagaagttaatgctgcctgcttcttgtttataatgtcacctgaaagtgagaacaggcatttgtatggcactgttgtagcaagatatttacatgccagatgtgctaaagattcatatgtcccttgatgcttcaaccaccattccagaggacaggtgTCCAcgttgatgatgggttctgcttggtAACGATtcaaagcagagcggactgacgcatgttcattttcatcatctgagtcagatgccaccagcagaaggttgattttcttttttggtggtttgtgttctgtagtttc
The Eretmochelys imbricata isolate rEreImb1 chromosome 1, rEreImb1.hap1, whole genome shotgun sequence DNA segment above includes these coding regions:
- the QTRT2 gene encoding queuine tRNA-ribosyltransferase accessory subunit 2 isoform X3; translation: MPESVLYCSLHDPGSPCPPGYNNNKTVSIWGYGGRMEMTASKFMSMQRALQPDWFQCLSDGDTISGETSRKRAKKSVDRSLFFLDECLQLQEKSPELQDSVMVGVIEGGDMLEERLRSARETAKRPVGGFLLDGFQGQAMAKETKLKLMASVTAELPEDKPRLIHGIGKPDEVLECIERGVDMFESSFPYQVTERGCALSFSYDYNPDPEAAVIKQNGIQDAGKNGTEKGINETSKADPEITSFEIFLKEKRYRDDFGPLVHGCTCYCCQNHSRAYVHHLLVTNELLAGVLLMMHNFQHYFSFFHSIRDALRDDRLDQLKKLIFRQAL
- the QTRT2 gene encoding queuine tRNA-ribosyltransferase accessory subunit 2 isoform X4, which encodes MAVRKSLQLSSLFSQHPWETVSIWGYGGRMEMTASKFMSMQRALQPDWFQCLSDGDTISGETSRKRAKKSVDRSLFFLDECLQLQEKSPELQDSVMVGVIEGGDMLEERLRSARETAKRPVGGFLLDGFQGQAMAKETKLKLMASVTAELPEDKPRLIHGIGKPDEVLECIERGVDMFESSFPYQVTERGCALSFSYDYNPDPEAAVIKQNGIQDAGKNGTEKGINETSKADPEITSFEIFLKEKRYRDDFGPLVHGCTCYCCQNHSRAYVHHLLVTNELLAGVLLMMHNFQHYFSFFHSIRDALRDDRLDQLKKLIFRQAL